The proteins below come from a single Streptomyces tubercidicus genomic window:
- a CDS encoding SpoIIE family protein phosphatase — protein MAGRYGRPRSVLRMRTVAGQVFLLQVAIVVLLVAAAIAALVLQSRSDADREARNRSVAVAEAFANAPGIEAALKNAHPTTVLQPRTEAARKRSEVDFIVVMNTQGIRYTHPIPNRIGKKFVGTIGPALAGGVVTEKITGTIGPLVQAVVPVFSHSGPDKGKVIGLVSAGITVNRVSGVVDDQFPLLFGAAAGVLVLTTSGTALVSRRLRRQTHGLGPAEMTRMYEHHDAVLHAVREGVIIVAGDGSLLLANDEARRLLGLPPDVEGRQITDLGLDPATAHLLASGRVVTDEVHPVGDRLLAVNQRSTDQAGGPPGSVTTLRDSTELRALTGRADVARGRLKLLYDAGTEIGTTLDVVHTCEELAQFGATRFADIVTVDLAEDVLIGEEPTSPGGAVTEMRRIASRGAPPDSGLYPVGKLIRFEPATALGAGLTSGKAALEADLSRFAGWHLQSPERARKIVQHGIHSRIAVPLRARGVILGVAIFWRSNEPEPFEEEDLSVAEELVARAAVSIDNARRYTREHTMAVTLQRSLLPRALPEQNAVEAAYRYLPAQAGRGGLGGVGGDWFDIIPLPGARVALVVGDVVGHGLHAAATMGRLRTAVHNFANLDLPPDEILWHLDELVTRIDQDEGAEGSVTGATCLYAIYDPASGHCTMARAGHVQPVLLRPDGTAEVADVPGGPPLGLGGLPFETWQRQLPEESRLVLFTDGLVEDRNRDLDEGMALLSRTLADHPGRTPEETCEAALSALLPDRPSDDIALLVARTRVLDSAHVADWDVPPDPEAVGQIRAAAVHKLIEWGLAEEAFTAELILSELVTNSIRYAAGPIRVRLIRDTSLICEVSDQSSTSPHLRQAATTDEGGRGLFLVAQLAERWGTRYTTSGKVIWTEQALTGMDVVAVEANGEDP, from the coding sequence ATGGCCGGACGCTACGGCCGCCCGCGTTCGGTTCTCAGGATGCGAACTGTCGCAGGTCAGGTCTTTCTCCTGCAGGTGGCGATCGTGGTGTTGCTCGTCGCCGCCGCCATCGCGGCACTCGTGCTGCAATCCCGGTCCGATGCGGACCGCGAAGCCCGCAACAGGTCCGTGGCCGTCGCTGAGGCCTTCGCGAACGCGCCGGGCATCGAGGCGGCGCTGAAGAATGCCCACCCGACCACCGTGCTCCAGCCACGGACGGAGGCCGCCCGTAAGCGCTCCGAGGTTGACTTCATCGTCGTGATGAACACCCAGGGCATCCGCTACACCCACCCCATCCCCAACCGGATCGGCAAGAAGTTCGTCGGCACGATTGGACCGGCGCTGGCCGGCGGGGTGGTCACCGAGAAGATCACCGGCACCATCGGTCCGCTGGTCCAGGCCGTGGTCCCGGTCTTCAGCCACAGCGGCCCGGACAAGGGAAAGGTCATCGGGCTGGTCTCGGCCGGGATCACCGTCAACCGCGTGAGCGGTGTCGTCGACGACCAGTTCCCGCTGCTGTTCGGCGCCGCGGCCGGCGTCCTCGTGCTGACCACCAGCGGCACCGCACTGGTCAGCAGGCGGCTGCGGCGCCAGACCCACGGCCTGGGCCCGGCCGAGATGACCCGGATGTACGAGCACCACGACGCGGTTCTGCACGCCGTACGCGAGGGCGTGATCATCGTGGCCGGGGACGGCTCTCTGCTGCTCGCCAACGACGAGGCGCGCCGGCTGCTGGGCCTGCCGCCGGACGTCGAAGGACGCCAGATCACCGATCTCGGGCTCGACCCCGCCACCGCCCATCTGCTGGCCTCCGGCCGGGTCGTCACCGATGAGGTCCACCCGGTCGGTGACCGGCTGCTGGCCGTCAACCAGCGCTCGACGGACCAGGCCGGCGGGCCGCCCGGCAGCGTCACGACGCTGCGGGACAGCACCGAGCTCCGCGCGCTGACCGGCCGGGCCGATGTGGCCCGCGGCCGTCTGAAGCTCCTCTACGACGCGGGTACCGAGATCGGCACCACCCTCGATGTGGTGCACACCTGTGAGGAGCTGGCGCAGTTCGGCGCCACCCGCTTCGCCGATATCGTCACCGTCGATCTGGCCGAGGACGTACTGATCGGCGAGGAGCCGACATCCCCCGGCGGCGCGGTCACGGAGATGCGGCGGATCGCCTCCAGGGGCGCCCCGCCGGACAGCGGCCTCTACCCCGTGGGCAAGCTGATCCGCTTCGAACCGGCCACCGCCCTCGGTGCCGGTCTCACCAGCGGAAAAGCGGCCCTGGAAGCGGATCTGTCGCGGTTCGCCGGCTGGCATCTGCAGAGTCCCGAACGGGCCAGGAAGATCGTCCAGCACGGTATCCATTCCAGGATCGCGGTGCCGCTGCGCGCCCGCGGCGTCATCCTGGGCGTGGCCATCTTCTGGCGCTCGAACGAGCCGGAGCCCTTCGAGGAGGAGGACCTCTCCGTCGCCGAGGAGCTGGTCGCCCGCGCCGCGGTGAGCATCGACAACGCCCGCCGCTACACCCGCGAACACACCATGGCGGTCACCCTCCAGCGCAGCCTGCTGCCGCGCGCCCTGCCGGAGCAGAACGCCGTCGAGGCCGCCTACCGCTATCTGCCCGCCCAGGCCGGACGCGGCGGGCTCGGCGGCGTCGGCGGTGACTGGTTCGACATCATCCCGCTGCCCGGCGCCCGGGTGGCGCTCGTCGTCGGCGACGTGGTGGGCCACGGCCTGCACGCGGCGGCCACGATGGGCCGGCTGCGCACCGCCGTCCACAACTTCGCCAATCTGGACCTGCCGCCCGACGAGATCCTCTGGCACCTCGACGAGCTCGTCACCCGTATCGACCAGGACGAGGGCGCCGAGGGCTCGGTCACCGGCGCCACCTGCCTCTACGCCATCTACGACCCGGCGTCCGGGCACTGCACCATGGCGCGCGCCGGACACGTCCAGCCCGTACTGCTGCGGCCGGACGGCACGGCCGAGGTCGCCGATGTGCCCGGCGGCCCGCCCCTCGGGCTCGGCGGTCTGCCCTTCGAGACCTGGCAGCGGCAACTGCCCGAGGAGAGCCGTCTGGTGCTCTTCACCGACGGCCTGGTCGAGGACCGCAACCGGGACCTCGACGAGGGCATGGCGCTGCTCAGCCGCACCCTGGCCGATCACCCCGGCCGTACCCCGGAGGAGACCTGCGAGGCCGCACTCAGCGCGCTGCTCCCGGACCGGCCCAGCGACGACATCGCGCTGCTCGTCGCCCGCACCCGGGTGCTGGACAGTGCGCATGTCGCCGACTGGGACGTGCCGCCCGACCCGGAGGCGGTGGGCCAGATACGGGCCGCGGCGGTCCACAAGCTGATCGAGTGGGGGCTGGCCGAGGAGGCGTTCACCGCCGAGCTGATCCTCAGCGAGCTGGTCACCAACTCCATCCGGTACGCCGCCGGTCCCATCCGCGTACGGCTGATCCGGGACACCTCCCTGATCTGCGAGGTCTCCGACCAGAGCAGTACCTCACCGCATCTGCGGCAGGCCGCCACCACGGACGAGGGCGGCCGCGGGCTCTTCCTGGTCGCCCAACTGGCCGAACGGTGGGGAACCCGCTACACCACCAGCGGCAAGGTGATCTGGACGGAACAGGCCCTCACCGGCATGGATGTGGTCGCGGTGGAGGCCAACGGCGAGGATCCTTGA
- a CDS encoding APC family permease: MPQTPVATAVPERDTRSATEGDATTGPKLTRSIGVVGGTLLTLSCLTPASSLFVIVPDSFAGLGTGTALTIAVAALLCIGVAFTYSELGTLIPSSGGEYAMVGTLMGRLAGWLVFVLSLIVVMIVPPIIALGTADYLAPIVQLDPQYTAAAVMLLATAMGLLDLRANAWITGIFLVLEVVACAVVAFLGFTHTQRSASVLVHPVIDAGHGQSTAVTAGLIVAGLATALFILQGFSTAVYLAEEMDNPRRNVSRTVLWTLAIGAAVVLIPVVAITLGAPDLKTLGAGDVAGMVQDWSNSGVGTFVSLCIALAIINAAIVMVIQNSRVVFSSARDAAWPVAVNRVFSHVGRRFGSPWAATLAVGVPGAALCFVNLDTLSEVTGVAVAAMYVFVALGALVARRGEHKHRAAWRMPLWPAVPALLVVVLAWVLCQQSTVSLVITGAIVAAAALYWVCYLRPRQETHWVISVPEDEQAPAEKPASLPL; this comes from the coding sequence ATGCCCCAGACGCCTGTTGCCACCGCAGTACCTGAGCGGGACACCCGTAGCGCCACGGAGGGGGACGCCACCACCGGCCCCAAACTCACCCGGTCGATCGGTGTCGTCGGCGGCACCCTGCTCACGCTGTCCTGTCTGACCCCGGCGTCCTCGCTCTTCGTGATCGTGCCGGACTCCTTCGCCGGCCTGGGCACGGGCACCGCACTGACCATCGCCGTCGCGGCCCTGCTGTGTATCGGGGTGGCCTTCACCTACTCCGAGCTCGGCACGCTGATCCCGAGCTCCGGCGGCGAGTACGCCATGGTCGGCACGCTCATGGGCCGCCTCGCCGGGTGGCTGGTTTTCGTGCTCTCACTGATCGTCGTGATGATCGTGCCGCCCATCATCGCCCTGGGCACCGCCGACTATCTGGCGCCGATCGTGCAACTGGATCCGCAGTACACCGCCGCCGCCGTGATGCTGCTGGCCACCGCGATGGGCCTGCTCGATCTGCGCGCCAACGCCTGGATCACCGGGATCTTCCTGGTGCTGGAGGTCGTGGCCTGCGCGGTCGTCGCCTTCCTGGGCTTCACCCACACCCAGCGCTCCGCGTCCGTACTCGTGCACCCCGTGATCGACGCCGGTCACGGCCAGAGCACGGCCGTAACCGCCGGTCTCATCGTGGCCGGGCTGGCCACCGCGCTCTTCATCCTGCAGGGCTTCTCCACCGCCGTGTACCTCGCCGAGGAGATGGACAACCCGCGCCGCAATGTCTCCCGCACGGTGCTGTGGACCCTCGCCATCGGTGCGGCCGTCGTCCTGATCCCGGTGGTCGCGATCACCCTGGGCGCACCCGATCTGAAGACCCTCGGCGCCGGTGACGTCGCCGGCATGGTGCAGGACTGGAGCAACTCGGGCGTCGGTACCTTCGTCAGCCTCTGTATCGCCCTGGCGATCATCAACGCGGCGATCGTGATGGTGATCCAGAACTCCCGGGTGGTCTTCTCCTCGGCCCGCGACGCGGCCTGGCCGGTCGCCGTCAACCGCGTCTTCTCGCACGTCGGGCGGCGTTTCGGCTCCCCCTGGGCGGCCACCCTGGCGGTGGGCGTCCCCGGCGCGGCGCTGTGTTTCGTCAACCTCGACACCCTGAGCGAGGTCACCGGTGTGGCCGTCGCCGCGATGTATGTCTTCGTCGCCCTGGGGGCCCTGGTCGCACGCCGCGGTGAGCACAAGCACCGGGCGGCCTGGCGGATGCCGCTGTGGCCGGCGGTTCCGGCGCTGCTGGTCGTGGTGCTGGCATGGGTGCTCTGCCAGCAGAGCACGGTGAGCCTGGTCATCACTGGCGCCATCGTGGCCGCCGCCGCGCTGTACTGGGTGTGCTATCTCCGCCCGCGCCAGGAGACGCACTGGGTGATCTCGGTGCCCGAGGATGAGCAGGCCCCGGCCGAGAAGCCCGCCTCGCTGCCCCTATAG
- a CDS encoding SpoIIE family protein phosphatase, whose translation MGATDAFPEGAAPAGAAPGQPGGLLDVLGVAAVMLDADGRITLWSPQAEALFGWSAEEALGRPAAQLLVGPEHFDLVMGLFSQVMAGGESWAGVFPVQHKDGSTRLVEFRNMRLLDERGESYALGIATDQTVLRRVERDLALSVRLVAQSPIGLAVLDTSLRFVMVNPALERINDLPADQHIGRDVREALSFLDAGTVASRMREVLDTGTPLLDQFTVGRTAADPHADRAWSVSYYRLEDAHGRVLGLATSVVDVTEQHRSATEAARARRRLAVIADASATVGTTLDVDQTAHELADVIVPELADLAAVDVLDAILDGRRPTSLSRGGPARFRALAVSAAYSTEAVRAADPTGQIASYEADRLITRCVTEARPVLVPQVTEGDLPHIAADPQGAALLGKAGLHSYLAVPLIARGEVLGALSLYRVRNPLPFDEDDAVLAVELAARAAVCIDNARSYQSERRTALTLQRHLMNHRPPQPTAMEIAYRYQPAQAASEVGGDWFDAIPVAGDKTALVVGDVMGSGINAAATMGQLRTTARALADLDLDPDEVLRHLDHIAVGLDPAFATCLYAVYDPHRMECRIAVAGHLPPIVVRPDRAPELLDLPTGAPLGVGGVPFEQTTVPLREGDQLVLYTDGLIETREQPIDARLDTLLELLAEPQEDLEGLCDRLLRSLRDEHDHDDVALLIARPHTFQD comes from the coding sequence CCCCGGCGGGGGCCGCACCGGGGCAGCCCGGCGGCCTGCTGGACGTGCTGGGCGTCGCCGCGGTGATGCTGGACGCGGACGGACGGATCACCCTGTGGAGCCCGCAGGCCGAGGCGCTGTTCGGCTGGAGCGCGGAGGAAGCGCTCGGCCGGCCCGCCGCGCAGCTGCTGGTCGGACCGGAGCACTTCGATCTGGTGATGGGTCTGTTCTCCCAGGTCATGGCGGGTGGGGAGAGCTGGGCCGGGGTCTTCCCCGTCCAGCACAAGGACGGCAGCACCCGGCTCGTCGAATTCCGCAATATGCGGCTGCTGGACGAGCGCGGTGAGTCCTACGCCCTGGGCATCGCCACCGACCAGACCGTGCTGCGCCGGGTCGAGCGGGATCTGGCGCTGTCCGTCCGCCTGGTGGCCCAGTCACCGATCGGCCTGGCGGTCCTGGACACGTCACTGCGCTTCGTGATGGTCAACCCCGCGCTGGAGCGCATCAACGATCTGCCCGCCGACCAGCACATCGGCCGCGATGTCCGGGAGGCGCTGTCCTTCCTGGACGCCGGCACCGTCGCGTCCCGTATGCGCGAGGTCCTCGACACCGGTACGCCACTGCTCGACCAGTTCACCGTCGGCCGCACCGCCGCCGACCCGCACGCCGACCGGGCCTGGTCGGTGTCGTACTACCGGCTGGAGGACGCCCACGGCCGGGTGCTGGGACTGGCCACCTCCGTCGTGGACGTCACCGAGCAGCACCGGTCCGCCACCGAGGCCGCCCGCGCCCGCCGGCGGCTGGCGGTCATCGCCGACGCCTCCGCCACCGTCGGTACCACCCTCGACGTCGACCAGACCGCCCACGAACTGGCCGATGTCATCGTGCCCGAGCTGGCGGACCTGGCCGCGGTCGATGTCCTTGACGCCATACTCGACGGCCGGCGCCCGACCTCGCTGTCCCGTGGCGGCCCGGCCCGCTTCCGTGCGCTCGCCGTATCCGCCGCCTACTCCACCGAAGCCGTCCGGGCCGCCGACCCCACCGGCCAGATCGCCTCCTACGAGGCCGACCGGCTGATCACCCGCTGTGTGACCGAGGCCCGCCCGGTGCTCGTGCCCCAGGTGACCGAGGGCGATCTGCCGCATATCGCCGCCGACCCGCAGGGCGCCGCGCTGCTCGGCAAGGCCGGACTGCACTCCTATCTCGCCGTGCCGCTGATCGCCCGCGGTGAGGTTCTCGGCGCGCTGTCGCTCTACCGCGTCCGCAATCCGCTGCCGTTCGACGAGGACGATGCGGTGCTCGCCGTCGAACTGGCCGCCCGCGCCGCAGTCTGCATCGACAACGCCCGTTCGTACCAGAGCGAACGCCGCACCGCGCTCACCCTCCAGCGCCATCTGATGAACCACCGGCCGCCGCAGCCCACGGCCATGGAGATCGCCTACCGCTACCAGCCCGCCCAGGCGGCCAGCGAGGTCGGCGGCGACTGGTTCGACGCCATTCCGGTGGCCGGCGACAAGACCGCGCTGGTCGTCGGCGATGTGATGGGCAGCGGCATCAACGCCGCCGCCACCATGGGCCAGCTGCGCACCACCGCCCGTGCCCTGGCCGATCTCGATCTCGACCCCGACGAAGTGCTCCGCCACCTCGACCACATCGCCGTCGGACTCGACCCGGCCTTCGCCACCTGCCTGTACGCGGTGTACGACCCGCACCGCATGGAGTGCCGGATCGCCGTCGCCGGGCATCTGCCGCCCATCGTCGTACGGCCGGACCGGGCGCCCGAGCTGCTCGATCTGCCCACCGGGGCGCCGCTCGGGGTCGGTGGGGTGCCCTTCGAGCAGACCACGGTGCCGCTCCGCGAGGGCGACCAACTGGTGCTCTACACCGATGGGTTGATCGAAACCCGGGAGCAGCCCATCGACGCCCGCCTGGACACCCTGCTGGAACTGCTGGCCGAGCCCCAGGAGGATCTGGAGGGCCTGTGCGACCGCCTCCTGCGCTCTCTGCGCGATGAGCACGACCATGACGATGTCGCGCTGCTGATCGCCCGTCCGCATACGTTTCAGGACTGA